A region from the Cryptococcus gattii WM276 chromosome H, complete sequence genome encodes:
- a CDS encoding Oxysterol-binding protein, putative (Similar to TIGR gene model, INSD accession AAW45346.1) has product MSAPIPITPRRASPEKPSKMSTSTSSNSNLSSSAPPSALYNFRLLSALRSEDTSEVQPFLNQLKAAGGTEEQIEKAGQLLGMAVRVASISVITLILNSPNVPSPNLPTSAGTSTTPLHVASQLGRVDVVQLLLSDPRIDDTMKDDRGRTPLECAASPEIASVIEESRAQLQSKYMGLLSRYVSSSLNSPEESAALAEFLDLPRVGAVNLNALDGRTGTSLLHEAARRRDLRLVELAVKKGADVFVRDKRNKRVLDGEKNADDRIKMFLRQFNNQDSLVEAKSDGRPPDHRGFLSKWVNYKSGWQTRWFVLENGVLSYYRDREDEAVACRGSIAMAVATLHPSSDGTRFELSSKVSSAVPKFIVKSAHRAEIARWVQTIKLNLEYYQNGSGVEGQGGGRPLPRRSASLKVHDKAATAVNSLPPSDQFLSPTLQRTATSLSGTVKPPSESINSRITGTHPESLAYDKDDSDQSEDEDQPSAEVIPYEDTYELGLLNIQEQIDLTLQLVDSIVVPSSVSSPSADRGTSTFARQAAVKDALRQSLSTMSDLVLKQNTMSHDRERYFTSRIQREIQARQLWEENMLTIAKQQAEFEQQLNDAAKVNEKKKKALKQAKGVLAGLSGVSVPGSPATFGEPRASIDQGILQPAPITGTGQTFPSFPKTAFTSAGPPVSSTTPTAPSEFLSPPSIPNIKEAHDAIVAAESGDEDDDTDEFFDAIEQNQLPNLKLYESIAHPERERPGTPVTPGTPGIGRGVSLVAGAGEEVDGGAVQGAELVRQKSVPGKGTIEEYLARESLEPYLHVRQKLPIDDDKRPSVSCELVITRIAYRKGSSLSGAHIIVWSILKSSVGKDLTKISFPVSFNECTSMLQRMAEDMEYDACLTVATSEKDSLRRIAFVGAFAMSNYSSTIGRIAKPFNPLLSQSFEYAIPNRYRYISEQVSHHPPISACYSEAPKWKYYGEVDAQNKFQGRSFEIRPTGVAHAELIIPREWVKHSLKYPDAGPEYGPNLVKEHYSWKKVTTNVSNFIMGSPIIDHYGDLVVTNHRTGETCTLTFKPRGWRGKDAFEIKGSVKDADENVKWDIAGRWDTQLIAREAGAETLPLESDMSVNQAQKEYILLWRNSEKPKAPFNLTPFAITLNDIPQGLEEYLCPTDCRLRTDQRAFENAEYDRAQGLKTLNEEKQRHTRKLRAEGKLPPHEPKWFSATVDDDTRERLWEPKRAENGEVAFWSIREKKDWDAAGVEHIFANDQE; this is encoded by the exons ATGAGCGCCCCCATACCTATTACGCCAAGGAGAGCCTCTCCTGAGAAACCGTCTA AAATGTCCACAAGTACATCTTCCAACTCGAACCTATCCTCATCAGCCCCTCCATCTGCGCTGTACAACTTCCGTCTACTCTCTGCACTCCGTTCCGAGGATACGTCGGAGGTACAACCGTTTTTGAATCAACTGAAGGCAGCTGGTGGGACGGAAGAGCAAATTGAGAAGGCCGGACAGTTGTTGGGGATGGCTGTAAGGGTTGCCAGTA TCTCGGTGATAACTTTAATCCTCAATTCTCCCAACGTCCCTTCACCAAACCTCCCAACTTCTGCAGGAACATCTACGACGCCTTTACACGTCGCTAGTCAGCTGGGACGTGTCGATGTTGTCCAGCTACTTCTGTCTGATCCCAGGATTGATGATACCATGAAGGATGATCGTGGGCGTACGCCGTTGGAATGCGCCGCCTCCCCTGAGATTGCGTCTGTCATAGAAGAATCCCGTGCGCAACTTCAGAGCAAATACATGGGTTTACTCTCTCGATATGTGTCAAGCTCATTAAATTCCCCTGAGGAGAGCGCTGCTCTTGCGGAATTCCTGGATCTCCCAAG GGTGGGAGCTGTCAATTTGAATGCTCTAGATGGAAGGACTGGGACCAGCCTGTTGCACGAAGCGGCTCG GCGACGAGACCTTCGACTGGTAGAACTCGCCGTCAAGAAAGGTGCCGATGTCTTCGTAAGGGACAAGCGTAATAAGAGAGTGCTGGACGGCGAAAAGAATGCGGACGATAGAATCAAAATGTTCTTGAGGCAAT TCAACAACCAGGATAGTCTTGTCGAAGCCAAGTCTGACGGTCGGCCTCCTGATCATCGTGGATTCCTCAGCAAATGGGTCAACTACAAGAGTGGCTGGCAAACCAGATGGTTTGTCCTCGAGAACGGTGTACTTAGTTACTATCGTGATCGCGAAGACGAAGCCGTTGCTTGTCGAGGTTCAATTGCCATGGCCGTCGCTACTCTTCACCCCTCCTCTGATGGGACCCGTTTCGAACTTTCCTCTAAGGTGTCTTCTGCCGTACCCAAATTTATCGTCAAGTCTGCGCACCGTGCAGAGATTGCACGATGGGTCCAGACCATCAAGCTCAACCTTGAGTACTATCAAAATGGTTCCGGTGTGGAAGGACAGGGAGGTGGTCGTCCTTTACCCCGAAGAAGCGCAAGCCTCAAGGTGCATGACAAGGCTGCTACTGCAGTCAATTCGCTGCCACCTTCGGATCAGTTTTTGAGCCCTACCCTTCAACGGACTGCTACCAGTCTTAGCGGCACTGTTAAACCTCCATCCGAAAGTATCAACTCACGAATTACTGGAACTCACCCAGAAAGCCTTGCTTACGACAAAGACGACAGCGATCAAagcgaagatgaggatCAGCCATCTGCGGAGGTTATTCCTTATGAGGATACTTATGAACTAGGCCTGCTCAATATCCAGGAGCAAATTGACCTGACCCTCCAGCTCGTGGACTCTATCGTTGTCCCATCATCAgtttcttctccctccGCCGATCGTGGCACATCCACTTTTGCTCGCCAAGCAGCCGTCAAAGATGCTCTGCGCCAATCCCTCTCCACTATGTCCGACCTCGTCCTCAAACAAAACACCATGTCACACGATCGCGAACGATACTTTACAAGCCGCATCCAGCGAGAAATCCAGGCTCGTCAGCTGTGGGAGGAGAATATGCTCACTATCGCCAAACAACAAGCAGAGTTTGAGCAACAGCTGAATGATGCGGCAAAGGTaaatgagaagaagaagaaggcgcTGAAGCAGGCGAAGGGAGTATTGGCTGGCTTGAGTGGAGTAAGCGTGCCGGGGTCTCCTGCGACGTTTGGAGAGCCGCGTGCATCCATAGATCAGGGCATCCTGCAACCTGCCCCAATAACGGGAACCGGTCAGACATTTCCCTCGTTCCCCAAGACGGCATTTACCTCCGCTGGTCCGCCCGTCTCGAGTACAACACCCACCGCACCATCAGAATTTTTATCACCTCCCTCAATCCCCAACATCAAGGAAGCCCATGATGCAATTGTCGCTGCTGAGTCTGgggacgaggatgatgataCCGACGAGTTCTTTGACGCGATTGAACAGAATCAATTGCCGAATTTAAAGCTTTATGAGTCTATTGCTCATCCGGAGAGGGAACGTCCTGGAACGCCGGTTACACCGGGGACTCCTGGTATTGGAAGGGGAGTAAGTTTGGTGGCCGGTGCTGGTGAGGAGGTTGACGGAGGCGCCGTGCAAGGCGCGGAGCTGGTCAGGCAGAAATCTGTTCCTGGAAAGGGTACGATTGAAGAGTACCTTGCGAGAGAGAGTTTGGAACCATATCTACATGTGAGGCAGAAATTGCCTATTGATGATGACAAGAGGCCTTCCGTAAGCTGTGAGTTGGTTATTACGCGGATAGCATACCGGAAGGGCAGCAGCTTATCAGGAGCACATATTATAGTGTGGAGTATTTTGAAGAGTTCTGTGGGCAAGGATCTTACAAAGATATCCTTCCCTGTCAGCTTCAATGAGTGCACTTCAATGCTTCAACGAATGG CGGAGGATATGGAGTACGATGCTTGCTTGACTGTTGCTACCTCTGAGAAAGACAGTCTCCGTCGTATAGCATTCGTCGGTGCGTTTGCGATGAGCAATTATAGTTCGACTATCGGGCGTATCGCCAAACCCTTCAACCCTCTCTTAAGTCAGTCATTCGAATACGCCATTCCAAACAGGTATCGATACATTTCTGAGCAAGTTTCCCACCATCCT CCTATCTCTGCGTGCTACTCTGAAGCACCCAAATGGAAGTACTATGGTGAGGTTGATGCTCAGAACAAATTCCAAGGGCGTTCCTTCGAGATTCGACCGACTGGTGTGGCCCATGCAGAGTTGATAATTCCTCGAGAATGGGTAAAACATTCCTTAAAGTATCCTGATGCAGGTCCAGAGTATGGACCTAACTTGGTGAAGGAACACTACTC gtggaagaaggtgaCGACTAACGTATCGAACTTTATCATGGGATCACCTATTATTGACCATTACGGAGATCTCGTTGTTA CAAATCACCGAACTGGTGAGACCTGTACGCTTACGTTCAAGCCACGCGGATGGAGAGGTAAAGATGCATTTGAGATTAAGGGTAGCGTTAAGGATGCCGACGAGAATGTCAAGTGGGACATCGCTGGTC GATGGGATACTCAGCTTATTGCGCGAGAGGCAGGTGCAGAGACTCTTCCTCTGGAATCCGACATGAGTGTGAACCAGGCGCAGAAGGAGTACATTTTGCTGTGGAGAAATTCCGAGAAGCCAAAAGCGCCATTCAACCTCACACCTTTTGCCATCACGCTC AATGACATTCCTCAGGGTTTAGAAGAATATCTCTGTCCCACCGACTGTAGGTTGCGAACAGACCAAAGAGCGTTTGAAAATGCGGAGTATGACAGAGCTCAAGG ACTGAAGACATTGAATGAAGAAAAGCAACGCCATACCCGTAAACTTCGTGCTGAAGGCAAACTTCCACCTCACGAACCCAAGTGGTTCAGTGCGACTGTTGACGACGACACACGCGAGCGCTTATGGGAGCCGAAGAGGGCCGAGAATGGGGAGGTTGCGTTTTGGAGTATcagggagaagaaggacTGGGACGCTGCTGGAGTTGAGCACATTTTTGCCAATGATCAAGAATAG
- a CDS encoding Structural constituent of ribosome, putative (Similar to TIGR gene model, INSD accession AAW45345.1), whose protein sequence is MSDMFRKSMLNKLPQLPPTRAPWADEPDVEDIDEEDEENEQGDAIGELGPVTMGPSKHNTQDYSPLSSSTFFAQAAEVQPPSTPCTFRVYLTPPNLPTPSANAGTLPGLSGVRTQQQTNKHGTYLVCHHGGGASGLGFAPLAREVKAKGNGEMGVLAFDCRGHGKTSTRDPKLELDLSHDTLLSDFMALIEMIFPNPKESPSLILLGHSMGAAPVVSAAPELQKKGYIIPGVVVLDVVEGTAVESLPAMKSILSKRPESFRSVIDAIYWHVSSNCIRNVESARVSVPHIIVPAPMSPSSGPAASPGYKQVWRTNLLRTERYWEGWYKGLSERFLRAKCARLLVLAGEERLDRELMVGQMQGKFQLEVMSDVGHYLHEDNPARLAALLITFWRRNTRVLVLPPKIGTAGSGDGSGPVELKQVGQQ, encoded by the exons ATGTCTGACATGTTCAGAAAATCAATGCTGAACAAGTTACCCCAACTACCGCCCACTCGAGCGCCTTGGGCCGACGAACCGGATGTCGAGGACATtgacgaggaagatgaggaaaacGAACAAGGTGACGCGATTGGAGAGCTTGGACCTGT GACCATGGGCCCTAGTAAACACAATACCCAAGACTattctcctctctcctcatcaacCTTCTTCGCCCAAGCTGCCGAAGTCCAACCACCTTCCACCCCCTGCACGTTTCGAGTCTACCTCACCCCCCCTAACTTACCGACGCCGTCTGCCAATGCTGGAACGCTCCCAGGTCTTTCAGGGGTGAGGACACAGCAGCAGACGAATAAACATGGGACGTATCTGGTTTGTCATCATGGAGGGGGGGCGAGCGGACTGGGTTTTGCCCCGCTGGCCAGAGAGGTGAAGGCAAAAGGCAATGGTGAGATGGGTGTACTGGCATTTGATTGTCGCGGACATG GCAAAACGTCTACAAGAGACCCAAAACTCGAGCTTGATTTATCCCATGACACCCTTCTATCCGACTTTATGGCTCTTATTGAAATGATTTTCCCTAATCCAAAAGAATCACCTTCCCTTATC TTGCTAGGCCATTCAATGGGCGCTGCACCAGTGGTCAGTGCTGCTCCCGAATTGCAGAAGAAAGGATACATCATCCCCGGTGTTGTCGTTCTCGATGTTGTAGAGG GTACGGCGGTTGAATCTCTTCCAGCAATGAAGTCCATCCTCTCCAAACGCCCAGAATCTTTCCGTTCAGTGATAGATGCTATCTACTGGCA CGTATCATCCAACTGTATCCGCAACGTTGAGTCAGCCCGGGTCTCTGTCCCACACATCATCGTCCCTGCCCCCATGTCCCCTTCATCTGGCCCTGCCGCAAGTCCTGGATACAAACAAGTCTGGCGTACCAACCTCCTACGGACCGAGCGATATTGGGAAGGATGGTACAAAGGTCTTAGTGAAAGGTTTTTGAGAGCCAAGTGCGCGAGGTTGTTGGTTCTCGCGGGTGAGGAGAGATTGGATCGCGAATTGATGGTTGGACAAAT GCAAGGAAAATTCCAGCTGGAGGTCATGTCGGATGTAGGCCATTATTTGCACGAG GACAACCCCGCACGACTGGCGGCTCTCCTCATCACATTCTGGCGACGCAACACCCGCGTGCTCGTCTTACCGCCGAAGATTGGCACAGCCGGATCAGGCGATGGAAGTGGACCTGTAGAGTTGAAGCAAGTTGGTCAACAGTGA